In a genomic window of Zingiber officinale cultivar Zhangliang chromosome 9B, Zo_v1.1, whole genome shotgun sequence:
- the LOC122023805 gene encoding thiamine pyrophosphokinase 1-like has product MEAMRHSSTFLRPPADAAASSFYALVVLNQRLPRFAPVLWSHARLRVFADGGANRVYDGMPELFPEVDPMEIRHRYKPDIIRGDMDSIRPEVKEFYINLGVPIDDLSNDQDTTDLHKCVAHICESMDELDKSNLCILVAGALGGRFDHEAGNINVLYKFSNIRIVLLSNDCLIQLLPKTHCHEIHIQSLAEGPHCGLVPIGAPSTSTTTTGLQWDLTDTGMSFGSLISTSNIVLAEKITVKSDTDLLWTISIKKGI; this is encoded by the exons ATGGAGGCGATGAGGCACTCCTCCACTTTCCTTCGCCCTCCGGCGGACGCAGCCGCCTCCTCTTTCTACGCTCTCGTCGTTCTAAACCAGCGCCTACCCCGGTTCGCGCCTGTGCTTTGGAGCCACG CAAGGCTCCGCGTTTTCGCCGATGGAGGGGCGAATCGGGTGTACGACGGCATGCCCGAGTTGTTCCCTGAGGTAGACCCGATGGAAATTCGCCACAG GTACAAACCAGACATAATTAGGGGTGACATGGACTCAATAAGGCCAGAAGTGAAGGAATTCTATATTAACTTG ggtGTCCCAATAGATGATTTATCAAACGACCAGGACACCACAGATCTACACAAATGTGTTGCTCATATCTGTGAATCTATGGATGAACTAGATAAGTCAAAT CTTTGCATTTTAGTTGCTGGAGCTCTCGGTGGAAGATTCGACCATGAAGCTGGAAACATCAATGTCTTATACAAGTTTTCAAACATCCGAATCGTTCTTCTATCGAATGATTGTTTGATCCAACTTTTACCAAAAACACATTGCCATGAGATCCACATCCAGTCATTGGCCGAAGGCCCTCATTGCGGATTGGTTCCAATTGGTGCGCCATCAACCAGCACTACTACCACCGGCCTGCAGTGGGACCTGA CCGACACAGGAATGAGCTTTGGTTCTTTGATAAGCACTTCAAACATCGTGCTCGCGGAGAAGATTACAGTCAAGTCTGATACAGATCTTCTTTGGACTATATCTATTAAAAAGGGCATTTGA